Proteins co-encoded in one Asticcacaulis sp. AND118 genomic window:
- a CDS encoding ArsR/SmtB family transcription factor produces the protein MSMMTAVSARDIETLKPNVRRATRMLKLLASENRLMILCRLFDGEASVTDLADTLGQSVSSTSQHLAKMRAEELVETRRDGQTIYYSIGDPAARQMIDTLCGLYK, from the coding sequence ATGAGTATGATGACAGCCGTCTCCGCGCGGGACATTGAAACCCTTAAACCAAATGTGCGCAGAGCGACGCGCATGCTGAAACTTTTGGCCAGCGAAAACCGGCTGATGATCCTGTGCCGGCTATTCGACGGCGAAGCCAGCGTCACCGACCTGGCTGACACCCTCGGTCAGTCTGTATCATCTACCTCGCAGCACTTGGCGAAGATGCGGGCTGAAGAATTGGTCGAGACGCGCCGCGATGGACAAACCATATACTATTCAATAGGTGATCCCGCCGCCCGGCAGATGATCGATACCCTTTGTGGTTTGTATAAATAG